In Deferribacter desulfuricans SSM1, the following are encoded in one genomic region:
- the traF gene encoding conjugal transfer protein TraF: MNNKLKFLFSIILTFLMVTFSYAAEWQIVGPRALGMGGAYVAVVNDSTAAYWNPAAFGFYSKKDIKRYEKKKFGLGIGVGAGYSVHNDLGDKIDDILDYDYDKVSNDISNGVLSAENLHDYIQIINNVNKITDKDAVVFKANGFLASRIKHFGIGIFALGNIAAVPIIDLKNIAVDSNDNNIIDSLANISGDNNYDVLSSSQANDLIAKISSLTGWDSTKAQSYVQALDDALRDNNITPTQEEIDAAYKVAEIAAEAQTGGSFDNNTSKIQFEGLIYYEIPISYGYAINNKLAIGGNVKFMKGRYYQTYVSLYDDDNDNDLFEKADEDYTESNAFGLDLGIMFKPNNLITLGIVGKNLNTPKFDKPNGGDYDLDPSARAGVAITPFSWLTLAADIDLTENDTNIRDYKSRNLGLGAEISIFKFLDLRAGMYKNLAESDIGNVYTAGLGINLYLFRLDAGISFSQDTATVDGNDYPEEVKAEVALTIDF; the protein is encoded by the coding sequence ATGAATAATAAGCTTAAGTTCTTGTTTTCTATCATTTTAACATTTTTAATGGTTACTTTTTCTTATGCAGCAGAATGGCAGATTGTTGGACCAAGAGCTCTTGGAATGGGGGGAGCTTATGTAGCTGTGGTTAATGATTCTACTGCAGCTTATTGGAATCCGGCAGCATTTGGTTTTTATTCTAAAAAGGATATTAAAAGGTATGAAAAGAAAAAATTTGGTTTGGGTATAGGTGTTGGAGCTGGTTATTCTGTACACAACGATTTAGGTGATAAAATAGATGATATATTGGATTATGATTATGATAAGGTTTCTAATGATATTTCAAATGGGGTATTAAGTGCAGAAAATCTACATGATTATATCCAAATTATTAATAACGTGAATAAGATAACAGATAAGGATGCAGTTGTTTTTAAAGCTAATGGATTTTTAGCTTCTAGGATTAAACATTTTGGTATTGGTATTTTTGCCCTTGGAAATATAGCTGCAGTACCTATAATTGATTTGAAAAATATTGCTGTTGATTCAAACGATAATAATATAATTGATAGTTTAGCTAATATATCAGGTGATAATAATTATGATGTTTTATCTTCATCGCAAGCTAATGATTTAATAGCGAAAATTTCTTCTCTTACTGGTTGGGATAGTACAAAAGCTCAAAGTTATGTTCAGGCCTTGGATGATGCATTAAGAGATAACAATATAACTCCAACTCAAGAAGAAATAGATGCAGCTTATAAGGTAGCTGAAATTGCTGCCGAAGCTCAAACAGGTGGTAGCTTTGATAATAATACTTCAAAGATTCAGTTTGAAGGATTGATATATTATGAAATACCAATCAGTTATGGTTATGCAATAAATAATAAGTTGGCAATTGGTGGAAATGTTAAATTTATGAAGGGTAGATATTATCAAACATATGTGAGTTTATATGATGATGATAATGATAATGATCTTTTTGAGAAAGCAGATGAGGATTATACAGAATCCAATGCTTTTGGTTTGGATTTAGGGATAATGTTTAAACCTAATAATCTTATTACGCTTGGTATAGTTGGTAAAAATTTAAATACACCAAAATTTGATAAACCAAATGGTGGTGATTATGATTTGGATCCTTCAGCTAGAGCTGGTGTTGCTATTACACCTTTTTCTTGGTTAACTCTAGCTGCAGATATAGATTTAACAGAAAATGATACAAATATAAGAGATTACAAGTCCAGAAATTTAGGTTTAGGAGCTGAAATATCAATTTTTAAATTTTTAGACTTACGTGCTGGTATGTATAAAAATTTAGCTGAAAGTGATATTGGTAATGTCTATACTGCTGGGTTAGGTATAAATTTATATTTATTTAGATTAGATGCTGGTATTTCTTTTTCTCAAGATACTGCGACTGTGGATGGTAATGATTATCCAGAAGAAGTAAAAGCTGAGGTTGCATTAACAATAGATTTTTAA
- a CDS encoding ABC transporter ATP-binding protein: protein MIELKNVTKVFHKGTVNENVAINDISLKINKGDFITVIGSNGAGKSTLLNLIAGYIFPDNGSIYIDGEDVTKISDYKRAYYIGKVFQDPLSGTAASLTIEENLAIAKKRGQKRWFSKGVKAKDREFFKEKLKVLGLGLENRLKDKVGLLSGGQRQSLTLLMATLVKPKILLLDEHTAALDPKTATKIIELTEYFINEYNLTALMVTHNMRQALKLGNRTIMMDKGEIVLDISGKERENLEVKDLIDMFSKVRGEEISDDKLLLI from the coding sequence ATGATTGAGTTAAAGAATGTAACTAAGGTTTTTCATAAAGGCACTGTTAATGAAAATGTTGCGATAAATGATATTTCACTAAAGATAAATAAAGGAGATTTTATAACCGTTATTGGGAGTAATGGGGCTGGCAAATCTACGCTTTTAAATTTAATAGCTGGCTATATTTTCCCTGATAATGGCTCTATTTATATAGATGGAGAGGATGTCACAAAAATTAGCGATTACAAAAGAGCTTATTACATAGGGAAGGTTTTTCAAGACCCCTTAAGCGGTACAGCTGCTTCTTTAACTATAGAAGAGAATTTAGCTATAGCTAAGAAACGTGGACAAAAGAGATGGTTTTCTAAAGGGGTAAAGGCGAAGGATAGGGAGTTTTTTAAAGAAAAACTGAAAGTTTTGGGGTTAGGGCTTGAAAATAGGTTAAAAGATAAGGTAGGGTTGCTTTCTGGTGGTCAAAGACAATCTTTAACATTATTGATGGCAACTTTGGTTAAGCCTAAAATTCTTTTATTGGATGAACATACGGCTGCTCTTGATCCTAAGACTGCAACAAAGATTATTGAATTAACAGAATATTTTATTAATGAATATAACTTAACAGCATTGATGGTAACTCATAATATGAGACAGGCTTTAAAACTTGGTAATAGAACTATAATGATGGATAAAGGTGAGATAGTTTTAGATATTTCTGGCAAAGAAAGGGAAAATCTGGAAGTGAAAGATTTGATTGATATGTTCAGTAAAGTTCGCGGTGAAGAAATTTCCGACGATAAACTCCTTTTAATTTAA
- a CDS encoding ABC transporter permease, whose translation MSFYAFLGALEQGVVFAIMALGVYLTFRVLDFPDLSVDGTFPLGAAVSAALIVKGVNPFVSVFIAMLAGGIAGSVTALLNTKLKILHLLAGILTMIALYSVNLRIMGQPTVALLGYDTIFTPFQNMFGVEKYIITPIIFSIILIVIAIMLIWFLHTDLGLAMRATGDNQKMVKAQGVNTDRMILFGVATSNALVALSGALVAQSQGSADVNMGIGTIVAGLASVILGEAILEDRTVVRAVIAVIIGSILYRFAIAIALSFRIGSFQMSPSDLNLITAIIVTVALIFPGIRKKIGIKL comes from the coding sequence ATGAGTTTTTACGCTTTTTTAGGAGCTTTAGAGCAAGGTGTTGTTTTTGCTATAATGGCATTAGGTGTTTATCTAACTTTTAGAGTTTTAGATTTCCCTGATTTGTCAGTTGATGGGACATTCCCTTTAGGGGCTGCTGTTTCAGCAGCCCTAATTGTCAAAGGGGTAAATCCATTTGTATCTGTTTTTATTGCCATGTTGGCTGGTGGTATAGCTGGGAGCGTAACAGCATTGTTAAATACTAAACTGAAAATTTTGCATTTGTTAGCAGGTATATTAACAATGATTGCTCTATATTCTGTAAATTTAAGAATAATGGGGCAGCCGACAGTAGCATTATTAGGATATGATACAATTTTTACACCATTTCAAAATATGTTTGGTGTGGAAAAATATATCATAACACCGATTATTTTTTCTATAATTCTTATTGTAATTGCAATAATGTTAATATGGTTTTTGCATACTGACTTGGGACTTGCAATGCGTGCCACAGGTGATAATCAGAAAATGGTTAAAGCTCAAGGTGTTAATACTGATAGGATGATACTTTTTGGGGTTGCTACTTCTAATGCTTTGGTTGCATTATCTGGTGCTCTTGTGGCCCAATCACAAGGTTCTGCTGATGTTAATATGGGGATTGGGACAATAGTTGCAGGATTAGCTTCAGTTATTTTAGGTGAAGCTATTTTAGAAGATAGGACAGTTGTGAGAGCTGTAATAGCTGTTATAATTGGTTCTATTTTGTATAGATTTGCAATTGCCATTGCATTAAGCTTTAGAATTGGGTCTTTTCAGATGAGCCCTTCAGATTTAAATTTAATAACAGCTATTATTGTGACTGTTGCTTTAATTTTCCCAGGAATTAGGAAGAAAATAGGAATTAAATTATGA
- a CDS encoding ABC transporter substrate-binding protein — MKRLISIIMIAMFFMIPNIVNAKVIKVGITQIVEHPALDACRKGIIDKLKELGYEEGKNIEYDIQIAQGNIATANQIAKKFVGDKKDIIIAIATPTALAVANATKKIPIVISAITDPVGARLVKSLERPGTNVTGTTDMSPVREQLNLFNELGIKIRNLGVIYNAGEANSRTLVKFTKKYAKEFGWDVVEATVTNSSGVLMAAKSLVGRVDGIYIPTDNTVVSALESVLQVAYDNKIPVITGDTDSVVRGALASLGMNYYKLGLQTGEIVYKIIHGANPATTPVETLKDLELYINLKAADKMGVKVPESLIKKATKVIK; from the coding sequence ATGAAAAGATTGATATCTATCATTATGATAGCTATGTTTTTTATGATACCAAATATTGTTAATGCTAAAGTTATCAAAGTGGGTATTACTCAGATTGTAGAGCATCCAGCACTAGATGCATGTAGAAAAGGTATAATTGATAAATTGAAAGAGCTTGGTTATGAAGAGGGGAAAAATATAGAATACGATATTCAGATTGCTCAAGGAAATATTGCTACTGCTAATCAAATTGCAAAAAAGTTTGTAGGTGACAAAAAAGATATTATTATTGCAATTGCTACCCCTACGGCATTAGCAGTTGCAAACGCTACAAAGAAAATACCTATAGTAATTTCTGCGATTACTGATCCAGTTGGTGCAAGATTGGTGAAATCACTTGAAAGGCCAGGGACTAATGTGACTGGTACAACCGATATGAGCCCTGTTAGAGAGCAGTTAAACCTTTTTAATGAGTTAGGAATTAAAATAAGAAATTTAGGCGTTATTTACAATGCAGGTGAGGCAAACAGTAGAACGTTAGTTAAGTTTACGAAAAAATATGCTAAAGAGTTTGGTTGGGATGTTGTAGAAGCTACTGTTACAAACAGTAGTGGTGTTCTTATGGCAGCTAAATCATTAGTAGGTAGAGTTGATGGTATCTACATCCCAACAGATAATACAGTTGTTTCAGCTTTGGAGTCTGTTTTACAGGTTGCCTATGACAATAAAATCCCAGTTATAACAGGTGATACTGATTCAGTAGTTAGAGGTGCATTAGCATCGTTGGGTATGAATTATTACAAATTGGGGCTTCAAACGGGTGAGATTGTATATAAAATTATTCATGGGGCAAATCCAGCGACAACACCTGTTGAGACTTTGAAGGACTTGGAGCTATATATTAATTTAAAAGCTGCTGATAAAATGGGGGTTAAAGTACCTGAATCTTTAATTAAAAAAGCTACAAAGGTGATTAAATAA
- a CDS encoding cytidylate kinase-like family protein, with amino-acid sequence MAIITISREYGCAGEYVAERLSKVLGYRYVNKELIEYIAILTGVPKHIVEKYDEEMHSDLKAFLSKYFDLDMFNDIFTKVEEAERESFVEDENTLFTERFTVDHVIDSEIFQNMVERVIKKLADEDKVIILGRGSQCILQNYSNAYHFRLYADFEDRVKWVSKREGGSIDDAAEKVKTIDKRKKSFINHYYKEDINNPLLYHLFINMSKNSIEKVVSLISNFINNE; translated from the coding sequence ATGGCTATAATAACTATATCGAGGGAGTATGGTTGTGCTGGTGAGTACGTAGCTGAAAGATTAAGCAAAGTTTTAGGTTATAGATATGTAAATAAAGAGTTAATAGAGTATATTGCAATCTTAACGGGTGTTCCTAAACATATTGTTGAAAAATATGATGAAGAGATGCATTCAGACTTAAAAGCCTTTTTATCTAAATATTTTGATCTTGATATGTTTAATGATATATTTACGAAAGTTGAAGAAGCTGAAAGAGAATCTTTTGTCGAGGATGAAAATACTCTTTTTACAGAAAGATTTACAGTAGATCACGTCATTGATAGTGAGATTTTTCAGAATATGGTTGAGCGTGTAATAAAAAAGCTAGCTGATGAAGATAAGGTAATAATTTTAGGAAGAGGTTCTCAATGTATTTTGCAAAATTATTCAAATGCTTATCATTTTAGACTTTATGCTGATTTTGAAGATAGAGTTAAATGGGTATCTAAAAGGGAAGGGGGGTCTATTGATGATGCAGCAGAAAAAGTGAAAACAATTGATAAAAGGAAGAAAAGTTTTATAAATCACTATTATAAAGAAGATATAAACAATCCATTATTGTATCATTTATTTATAAATATGTCTAAAAATTCTATAGAAAAGGTTGTTTCATTAATATCTAATTTTATCAACAATGAATGA
- the folK gene encoding 2-amino-4-hydroxy-6-hydroxymethyldihydropteridine diphosphokinase — protein MVKVILGLGSNLGDRVQNIYSALKSLEKNMIFIKRISPIYSTKSLLRDNQPDYLNLVAVSFTNLQPENILFIVKKIEDQMGRKKIGKWKERIIDIDIIDYNGEIIKSGNLKVPHPEFTKRSFVLYPMLDIERDYLHPEYEKGLTYFIKNLEDDLGIKKVGELKWL, from the coding sequence TTAGGTTTAGGCTCGAATTTAGGGGATAGAGTACAAAATATTTATAGTGCTTTAAAGTCCCTTGAAAAAAATATGATTTTTATAAAGAGGATATCTCCAATATACTCAACAAAATCTCTTTTAAGGGACAATCAACCAGATTATTTGAATTTAGTAGCTGTTTCTTTTACGAACTTACAGCCAGAAAACATTTTATTTATTGTTAAAAAAATTGAAGACCAAATGGGTAGAAAGAAAATAGGTAAGTGGAAAGAGAGAATAATTGATATCGATATAATTGATTATAATGGAGAGATTATAAAATCGGGAAATTTAAAAGTGCCTCACCCAGAGTTTACTAAGAGAAGCTTTGTCCTTTATCCAATGCTCGATATTGAAAGAGATTATTTGCATCCAGAATACGAAAAAGGGTTAACCTATTTTATAAAAAATTTAGAAGATGACTTGGGTATTAAAAAAGTGGGGGAACTAAAATGGCTATAA